In Clostridium butyricum, the genomic stretch TTGTCTTTACTTTAAATTTATCTTTACGCTGCACCACAAATGGAAGATGATATCTATTGGTACTTTTACCATTACCTATGTATCCTATTGTAAGTGCTTTTTTACTTATCATTTTCAAAAATCACTCCTTGCTGCTTTCTTGCTTTTTCCATTATCTCACTAACTATTATACTTATCTCAAGCATATTCTTAGCTGTTACAAAATCTTTTTCATTAATTATTCTTATAAATTCAACAAATTCATAATATAATCTATGTTCAGGATTTTCTATTTTAACCTCTTCACATTGCCCAGTGTTATAGTTTAATTCATATGAAACAAGCTGACCTACAGGCATATTTAGTCTAAAGTTTCCTTTGTCTCCCTGAATAGTTGATACTACAGGTGCTTTGCAGTCTTTTGCTCCAATACATACTGCTTTAAATTCATCATAATCCATAAGAAGTATTCCACTTGTATCGATTTTATTTTCAATATTAGCCATATATTGTACTTCTTTTGGTTTTCCAAATAATGAAACAATAAAATTAATGTTATATACATTTAAATCCATTAGCGCACCACCAGATTTCTTATAATCAAATGCTGGGAGAATGATTCCATTTTTAAATGAATCATATCTTGATGAATACTGACTATAATTTAAACTTACAATCTTTGGTTTACCTATTTCTAAAATACTACTTTTTAATTCTTTAAATGCAGGAAGATAATGAAGATTCACTGCTTCAAGAATAATAAGATTTCTTTCTGATGCAATCTTTATTAATTCCTTTAATTCAGAATAATTAGAAGTTATAGGTTTTTCTATTATTACATGCTTATCATTTTCTAAAGCCCTCTTTGCAAACTCATAATGAAGATGATTAGGAAGTGCAACATATACAGTATCAATATCACTTTTTAGCAAATCATCATAGTCAAAATGATATGCCTTCATATTATATTCT encodes the following:
- a CDS encoding Gfo/Idh/MocA family protein — its product is MKLGILGTGMIVKDLLSTINKLPIESVEILGTERSKEKTIELYKEYNMKAYHFDYDDLLKSDIDTVYVALPNHLHYEFAKRALENDKHVIIEKPITSNYSELKELIKIASERNLIILEAVNLHYLPAFKELKSSILEIGKPKIVSLNYSQYSSRYDSFKNGIILPAFDYKKSGGALMDLNVYNINFIVSLFGKPKEVQYMANIENKIDTSGILLMDYDEFKAVCIGAKDCKAPVVSTIQGDKGNFRLNMPVGQLVSYELNYNTGQCEEVKIENPEHRLYYEFVEFIRIINEKDFVTAKNMLEISIIVSEIMEKARKQQGVIFENDK